The following coding sequences lie in one Halalkalicoccus subterraneus genomic window:
- a CDS encoding ArsR/SmtB family transcription factor, translated as MERILYYLLTGMRGGTNRIRIIRALLNRPRNANQLAEELDLNYKTVRHHLDMLEEHDIVTAYGESYGEMYFLTDEFEDHRDTFERIVEGTTT; from the coding sequence ATGGAACGGATCCTCTACTATCTACTCACGGGCATGCGGGGCGGAACGAACAGGATCCGTATCATCCGGGCGTTGCTCAATCGACCACGGAACGCGAACCAGCTCGCGGAGGAACTGGATCTCAACTATAAGACCGTTCGCCACCACCTCGATATGCTCGAAGAACACGACATCGTCACCGCCTACGGGGAAAGCTACGGCGAGATGTACTTCCTCACCGACGAGTTCGAAGACCATAGGGACACCTTCGAACGGATCGTCGAGGGGACCACCACATGA